The nucleotide sequence AATTTGCTGAATTATTGAGAGAAGGAATTTGAAAGCAATTGAACAAATAAAAAAGAAAGCCGGCTATTTTATTGCGCTTGAAAAATATGGCAAAAAAAAATTAGAACAAGTATCGTTTAAAGAATTCATTCACCATTCTTATGATTTTCTGCTTATAATGCCGGATGATGACGCTGAATTCAGAAGTTCGCTGGAGCTTGTTTATTCTTTAGTTGAATTGAAAAAAAATGTTAGATTATTTCTAAGAGATTTTAGAGTTAGTCTTGTAAAAAAGAAAGAACGTTTAACTTTTTTTGATTTTGGAATTAAAGATTATACAAAACTTTATCTTCCTACAAGCACAATTTTGGATAATATTTTAGATAAGAAAGCTGATGTTGTAATTGACCTAAACCTGGTAGAAGATATTTATGGGGCTGTTATTGCAGCTTCTGTTGCGGCAAAATTTAAAATTAGTTTTCAAAGGGGTCGCACCGATAAATTTTATAACCTGCTTTTGGTAAATAAAGAAAATAATCCTGCCTTTTCTTATAGAAATTTATTAAATTCCCTACAGATGTTTCAATAAACTATGAGTTTCTAATGAACTTTGAAGTAAAAAGAGTTGGAGATACAACAATTTTCAAACTCAATGAAAAGCGTCTCGATTCCTCGCTTTCCGGAATGGTAAAAGGGGAATTTACAATTCTTCTTCATGCCGATGATGTAAAAAAGTTAATTATTGATCTTTCTGAAGTTGAAAGCTGCGACAGCTCCGGGCTTAGCGCACTGCTGCTTGCTTACAGAGTTCTAAGTGTAAATCAAGGATTTATTAGAATTGCTTCCCCTTCTAAAAGTGTATCTACTCTTATTCACATTTCTCAGCTTGATAGAGTACTTCCAATTTGCAATAATGTAAGAGAAGCTCAGCAAGAATTAGATAACCTTTAGAGAAAAA is from Ignavibacteriales bacterium and encodes:
- a CDS encoding STAS domain-containing protein, which codes for MNFEVKRVGDTTIFKLNEKRLDSSLSGMVKGEFTILLHADDVKKLIIDLSEVESCDSSGLSALLLAYRVLSVNQGFIRIASPSKSVSTLIHISQLDRVLPICNNVREAQQELDNL